In Opitutus sp., one genomic interval encodes:
- a CDS encoding repressor LexA has translation MRLTERQEEILAFVSDYQREQKIPPSTRIIKKHFGFSSQTTVVRHLAGLALKGAVEQLADGAWGAKTNEIQSLFSLPIYGEIPAGVPSPEEQQNQRSIPIDPAIFGVRASRQHLLWGLEIKGDSMIDAQICSGDIGIFEKREPRVGDIIAALVNETTVTLKRLVEIQGKRILRAENKAYADIIPASGLECQGVLIGMIRTRVASA, from the coding sequence ATGCGACTCACTGAACGCCAAGAAGAGATCCTCGCCTTTGTTAGCGACTATCAACGCGAACAAAAAATCCCGCCCTCCACCCGCATCATCAAAAAGCACTTCGGCTTTAGCTCCCAAACCACGGTGGTTCGCCACTTGGCCGGACTCGCCCTCAAGGGTGCAGTCGAGCAGCTCGCCGATGGCGCCTGGGGTGCCAAAACCAACGAAATCCAGTCGCTTTTTTCGCTCCCTATCTACGGCGAAATCCCTGCCGGTGTCCCCTCTCCCGAGGAGCAACAAAACCAGCGCTCCATCCCCATTGATCCCGCCATTTTCGGCGTTCGCGCTTCACGCCAACACCTCCTGTGGGGCCTCGAAATCAAGGGCGACTCCATGATCGACGCCCAGATTTGCAGCGGCGACATCGGCATCTTTGAGAAGCGGGAACCCCGCGTCGGCGACATCATTGCCGCCTTGGTCAACGAAACCACCGTCACCTTGAAACGCCTTGTTGAGATTCAGGGTAAGCGGATCCTGCGCGCGGAAAACAAAGCCTACGCCGACATCATCCCTGCCTCAGGACTGGAATGCCAGGGGGTTCTCATTGGCATGATCCGCACCCGAGTTGCGTCCGCTTAA
- the phoU gene encoding phosphate signaling complex protein PhoU, which produces MKRFFDTELETFRSHLMLMGELSIRQVRDSLKALVESDAALAQRVIDADDEIDRLEMEIDDEAIRYMNLRSPVATELRLVIVGMKASHDLERVGDECTTIAKRAIRLAAEPPLKPYVDIPRMAEIAIEMLRDALDCFLHGDTDKALAVVRRDAEVDAINKQLYRELSSYMIENPATTTRALELMFISKSLERVADHACNIAEEMVFLAKAQDIRHREEFKKG; this is translated from the coding sequence ATGAAACGATTTTTTGACACCGAACTCGAAACCTTCCGCTCGCACCTGATGCTCATGGGCGAACTCTCGATCCGCCAAGTGCGTGATTCGTTAAAAGCGCTGGTTGAATCCGACGCGGCGCTGGCCCAACGCGTGATCGACGCCGACGACGAAATCGACCGCCTGGAGATGGAAATCGACGACGAAGCCATTCGTTACATGAACCTGCGTTCGCCGGTGGCCACCGAGTTGCGCCTGGTGATTGTGGGCATGAAGGCCTCGCACGATTTGGAGCGGGTGGGGGACGAGTGCACCACCATTGCCAAGCGTGCCATTCGCCTGGCTGCCGAACCCCCGCTCAAGCCCTACGTCGACATCCCCCGCATGGCCGAAATCGCCATCGAAATGCTGCGTGATGCGCTGGATTGTTTTCTCCATGGCGACACCGACAAAGCGCTTGCGGTGGTGCGGCGCGATGCCGAGGTCGATGCGATCAACAAGCAGCTTTATCGCGAGCTGAGCAGTTACATGATTGAGAATCCGGCGACGACGACGCGGGCGCTGGAGCTCATGTTTATTTCCAAGTCGTTGGAGCGGGTGGCCGACCACGCCTGTAACATTGCCGAGGAGATGGTCTTTTTGGCCAAGGCCCAAGACATCCGCCACCGCGAAGAATTCAAAAAAGGCTGA
- a CDS encoding phosphate ABC transporter ATP-binding protein — METISTSPSASASTSAAGATPASRAFKVAAGHTDSQAAETLINIENFDFYYGAKQALFDINLKLDDKRVTAFIGPSGCGKSTLLRCLNRMNDLIDGTSVKRGKVTVRGIDINGTDVDPIELRKRVGMVFQKSNPFPKSIYENVIYGLRIQGETNKARLDEVVEKSLRGAALWDEVKDRLHESGLGLSGGQQQRLCIARTIAVSPEIILMDEPCSALDPIATAKVEELIHDLKKEFTIIIVTHSMQQAARCSDKTAFFYMGKLVEYADTRTIFMNPANPQTEAYVSGRFG, encoded by the coding sequence ATGGAAACCATCTCGACCTCACCCTCCGCTTCCGCCTCCACCTCCGCCGCCGGCGCCACGCCCGCTTCCCGTGCCTTTAAGGTCGCCGCTGGTCACACCGACTCCCAGGCCGCCGAGACGCTCATCAACATCGAGAACTTCGATTTCTACTACGGCGCCAAGCAGGCCCTTTTTGACATCAACCTGAAGCTCGATGACAAGCGCGTGACCGCCTTCATCGGCCCGTCGGGCTGTGGCAAATCGACGCTCCTGCGCTGCCTCAACCGCATGAACGACCTCATTGACGGCACCAGCGTCAAACGCGGCAAGGTCACCGTGCGCGGCATTGACATCAACGGCACCGACGTTGACCCCATCGAGTTGCGCAAACGGGTCGGCATGGTTTTCCAGAAGTCCAACCCGTTTCCCAAGTCGATCTACGAAAACGTGATCTACGGCCTGCGTATCCAGGGCGAGACCAACAAGGCGCGCCTCGACGAGGTGGTTGAAAAGTCCCTGCGCGGGGCCGCCCTCTGGGACGAGGTCAAGGATCGCCTGCACGAAAGCGGCCTGGGCCTGTCCGGCGGCCAGCAGCAACGCCTGTGCATTGCCCGCACCATCGCCGTGTCGCCCGAGATCATCCTCATGGACGAGCCCTGCTCGGCGCTCGATCCCATTGCCACCGCGAAGGTTGAGGAACTGATTCACGACCTCAAAAAGGAGTTCACCATCATCATCGTCACCCACTCGATGCAGCAGGCGGCGCGCTGCTCCGACAAGACCGCGTTTTTTTACATGGGCAAACTCGTCGAGTACGCCGACACCCGCACGATCTTCATGAACCCCGCCAACCCCCAAACCGAAGCCTACGTCTCGGGACGTTTCGGTTGA
- the pstA gene encoding phosphate ABC transporter permease PstA: MSNPTNLTAPKPANPFAHRPSRSGAIEKGVLGVFRAATYLILLCGAIVFADIVFKGVPTVVNGFKTTANFPYVTNTFLFTAPESLYVFDFEGKSREMGDQEFRAFRATEEAKATAAGQPVPAFKATSYVYSAGGIWPCIVGTVLLVVGSMTIALFLGVSSAIFLNEYAKDGPVVRFIRLAILNLAGVPSIVFGLFGFGMFVIFCGWNVSLLSGWFTLAFMVLPVVITASEEALKAVPKGFREGSLALGATKWQTIRKNVVPYALPGILTSSILGIARVAGETAPIMFTAAYVVRDKLPWDVEKASDFFFQGVMALPYHIYVVSSKIPQNEYTARVQYGTAFVFLGLVALIATASIILRNNLRGRYKW; encoded by the coding sequence ATGAGCAATCCAACAAATCTCACCGCGCCCAAGCCGGCCAACCCGTTTGCGCATCGGCCCAGCCGCAGCGGCGCCATCGAAAAGGGCGTGCTCGGCGTGTTCCGTGCCGCCACTTACCTCATCCTCCTGTGCGGCGCCATCGTCTTCGCCGACATCGTCTTTAAAGGCGTGCCCACCGTGGTGAACGGCTTCAAGACCACCGCCAATTTTCCCTACGTCACCAATACCTTCCTGTTCACCGCGCCCGAGTCGCTTTATGTCTTCGATTTCGAGGGTAAAAGCCGCGAAATGGGCGACCAGGAATTCCGCGCTTTTCGGGCTACCGAAGAGGCCAAGGCAACCGCTGCGGGCCAGCCCGTGCCCGCGTTCAAGGCCACCAGTTATGTGTATTCGGCGGGCGGTATCTGGCCGTGCATCGTTGGCACCGTGCTGCTCGTCGTCGGTTCGATGACGATCGCCCTTTTTCTCGGCGTGAGCAGCGCGATTTTTTTAAACGAGTACGCCAAAGACGGCCCCGTGGTGCGTTTTATCCGCCTGGCCATTCTCAATCTCGCCGGCGTGCCCTCCATTGTCTTCGGCCTGTTCGGTTTCGGCATGTTTGTGATTTTCTGCGGCTGGAACGTCTCGCTCCTTTCCGGCTGGTTCACTTTGGCGTTCATGGTGTTACCCGTTGTCATCACCGCCTCCGAAGAAGCCCTCAAGGCCGTTCCCAAGGGGTTCCGCGAGGGCTCGCTGGCCCTCGGGGCAACCAAGTGGCAGACGATCCGCAAAAACGTGGTTCCTTACGCCCTGCCGGGCATCTTGACCTCGTCGATTTTGGGCATCGCCCGCGTGGCCGGCGAGACCGCGCCGATCATGTTCACCGCTGCCTACGTCGTGCGCGACAAGCTCCCTTGGGACGTCGAAAAGGCCAGCGACTTTTTCTTTCAAGGCGTGATGGCCCTGCCGTATCACATCTACGTGGTGTCCTCCAAAATCCCGCAAAACGAGTACACCGCCCGCGTCCAATACGGCACCGCCTTCGTTTTTCTCGGCCTCGTCGCCCTCATTGCCACCGCCTCCATCATTTTGCGTAACAACCTGCGGGGCAGATACAAATGGTAG
- the pstC gene encoding phosphate ABC transporter permease subunit PstC, producing MSPDVLPPPPQKPFVIQKARTRFFGLTLDETIRVFFGGNALTAVVVLALITFFLFREGSEFFGQNRESITLYRKAGLEYVDYMRAQQESHTALTRYLFDVRLRAFKQLTQDQALPPAQANAQLADLDAFAGRYSDTIEPVRGFVSELTDVAVAIKEKYTVNRDAEKERAQFLAAGMTAEAAEVKTTTVDFKAELAPLVGVTPAYVEAANGVAAAIKELLPSLPKLPASTADLALRLERFQELNRQYLATFQETQKKLETWDYQKPVPAIDTFTGFILGKDWKTASFWQDWYGVVPLFVGSLMVSVIALFLAVPLGVGAAIYINQFSSAREQRLIKPAIEFISAIPSVVLGFFGIAVLGQALRALSQIEALSWVPGFPFSERLNALTAGCLLALIAVPTIFTLAEDALNNVPRAFKEASFSLGASRMQTILRIVVPASLSGIVSAILLGLGRVIGETMVVLLCAGNRIAIPDFTQGLTAFVQPVHTMTGIIAQEMGEVVRGEIHYRALFMVGLVLFFIALLINFLAQKIVRKYRVSIG from the coding sequence ATGTCGCCCGACGTCCTCCCACCGCCTCCGCAGAAGCCCTTTGTTATCCAAAAGGCCCGCACGCGCTTTTTCGGGCTGACTCTCGACGAGACCATCCGCGTGTTTTTCGGCGGTAACGCCCTCACGGCCGTTGTGGTCCTCGCCCTGATCACCTTTTTCCTCTTCCGCGAAGGCTCCGAGTTCTTCGGCCAAAACCGTGAAAGCATCACGCTCTACCGCAAGGCCGGCCTCGAATACGTCGATTACATGCGCGCCCAGCAGGAGAGCCACACCGCGCTCACCCGCTACCTGTTCGACGTCCGCCTGCGCGCTTTTAAGCAATTAACTCAGGATCAGGCCCTTCCGCCCGCACAAGCCAATGCGCAACTGGCCGATTTGGACGCCTTTGCCGGCCGCTACAGCGACACCATCGAACCGGTGCGCGGCTTTGTTTCCGAGCTCACCGACGTCGCCGTTGCCATCAAGGAGAAGTACACCGTCAACCGCGACGCCGAGAAGGAACGCGCCCAGTTCCTCGCCGCCGGCATGACCGCCGAGGCCGCTGAGGTAAAGACCACGACCGTCGATTTTAAGGCCGAGCTGGCCCCCCTGGTTGGCGTCACCCCGGCGTATGTCGAAGCCGCCAACGGCGTGGCTGCCGCGATCAAGGAGTTGCTCCCTTCGCTGCCAAAGCTGCCCGCTTCCACCGCCGACCTCGCCTTGCGCCTGGAGCGCTTCCAAGAGCTTAACCGCCAGTACTTAGCGACGTTCCAAGAAACCCAGAAGAAACTGGAAACCTGGGACTACCAGAAGCCGGTTCCAGCGATCGACACGTTCACCGGGTTTATTTTGGGCAAGGACTGGAAGACCGCGAGTTTTTGGCAGGACTGGTATGGCGTGGTCCCGCTGTTTGTGGGCTCGCTGATGGTGTCGGTCATCGCCCTGTTTTTGGCGGTGCCCCTCGGCGTGGGTGCGGCGATCTATATCAACCAATTTTCCAGCGCCCGCGAGCAGCGCCTGATCAAGCCCGCCATTGAGTTCATCTCGGCGATTCCCTCGGTGGTTTTGGGGTTTTTCGGCATCGCCGTGCTCGGCCAAGCCTTGCGCGCCCTCTCGCAAATCGAAGCGCTGAGCTGGGTTCCGGGATTTCCCTTCTCGGAGCGGCTCAACGCCCTCACTGCCGGGTGTCTGCTGGCGCTGATCGCCGTGCCGACGATTTTCACCCTCGCCGAAGATGCGCTCAACAACGTGCCGCGTGCCTTTAAGGAGGCCTCCTTCTCCCTCGGCGCCTCGCGCATGCAGACCATTTTGCGCATCGTCGTCCCCGCCTCGCTCTCGGGCATCGTTTCGGCGATCCTGCTCGGGCTGGGCCGGGTGATCGGCGAGACGATGGTCGTCTTGCTGTGCGCGGGTAACCGCATCGCCATCCCCGATTTCACCCAAGGGCTCACCGCCTTTGTGCAACCGGTGCACACCATGACCGGCATCATCGCCCAGGAAATGGGCGAAGTGGTGCGCGGCGAAATCCATTACCGTGCGCTCTTTATGGTGGGCCTCGTATTGTTCTTCATCGCCCTGCTCATCAATTTCCTGGCGCAAAAAATCGTGCGCAAGTACCGCGTTTCCATCGGCTGA
- a CDS encoding phosphate ABC transporter substrate-binding protein: protein MNKSLVILAALLASVGSASAQKLVIKGSDTLGAKLVPTLAEEYKAAHPGVSFEIAAEGSTTGITAITDGTAAIGMSSRRAKATEMSGAAAKGVALKPTIVCYDCMAVIVNEKNPLTTLTKKQVEQVFTGDVSDWSAIGGTAGAFSIYTRNTSSGTYSDWKDLAMKKRDYAPSSQKMAGNEQIAAEVGKNVNGIGYVGVAYIHAPGIKVVSIEGSLPTKDEVLKKTYPYARPTFYYTNGEPTGEAAKFIAFTHSDAGQKIVEKVGFIPVK from the coding sequence ATGAACAAGTCACTCGTCATTCTCGCCGCGTTGCTCGCCTCCGTTGGCAGCGCTTCTGCTCAAAAGCTGGTCATCAAGGGTTCCGACACCCTCGGCGCCAAGCTCGTGCCCACCCTCGCCGAAGAGTACAAGGCTGCTCACCCCGGCGTTTCCTTTGAAATCGCCGCCGAAGGCTCCACCACCGGCATCACCGCTATCACCGACGGCACCGCCGCCATCGGCATGTCCTCGCGCCGCGCCAAGGCCACCGAAATGTCCGGTGCCGCCGCCAAGGGCGTCGCCCTCAAGCCCACCATCGTTTGCTACGACTGTATGGCGGTTATCGTGAACGAGAAAAACCCCCTCACCACCCTCACCAAAAAGCAGGTCGAGCAGGTGTTCACCGGTGACGTCTCCGATTGGTCCGCCATTGGCGGCACCGCCGGCGCGTTCTCCATCTACACCCGCAACACCTCCTCGGGCACCTACTCCGACTGGAAGGACCTCGCCATGAAGAAGCGCGACTACGCCCCGTCCTCCCAGAAGATGGCCGGCAACGAGCAGATCGCCGCTGAAGTCGGCAAGAATGTGAACGGCATCGGCTACGTCGGTGTCGCCTACATCCATGCCCCCGGTATCAAGGTCGTTTCCATCGAAGGCTCCCTGCCCACCAAGGACGAAGTCCTGAAAAAGACCTACCCCTACGCCCGTCCGACTTTCTACTACACCAACGGCGAACCCACCGGCGAAGCCGCCAAGTTCATCGCCTTCACCCACAGTGACGCAGGCCAGAAGATCGTCGAAAAGGTCGGTTTCATCCCGGTTAAGTAA
- a CDS encoding putative porin: MAQTSLKTLALLGSLAIGSASVALAQDSGPIIDKLVAKGLLTDQEGEDLRAEMLRDFGTTSPGKLAISSSVTKLKISGDARVRYQFDNEQAYPEGAAGDKDRNRYRYRVRLGLEAELGPKWTAATRLETASSATSTNADLGGNSTVANSGAATTSNADNFDKNGDTVFFGQAYLNYKDTGVLDSDSIDVRVGKLPHKFFNPGVNGFWIDSDINFEGAAEEIVYSEIGLKDSKLSTRAGQFILNNNAANAGVTSGATTNTTVKPSLLLMGQVEYATKKWKVAPTIVAFAAPAEHDKSTAGAAAQVSDTGVYNDLATVLVPFEYKLNLGAKPLALYATYGYNFSGEQRAKRLANSSTVEKDAMIYNAGVRYGENKLAGDYQLVAEYRHIGNGSYSSLLLDSDFNGGFLNGEGVILSGSYSFTSAVWATVTYFNSFNIESNRAAGGSTNRGNGFGAAQVLQVDLSAKF; the protein is encoded by the coding sequence ATGGCTCAAACTTCACTCAAAACGCTCGCGCTGCTCGGCAGCCTTGCCATCGGCTCCGCCTCTGTGGCGCTCGCCCAAGACAGCGGCCCGATCATCGACAAACTCGTCGCCAAGGGCCTCCTCACCGACCAGGAAGGCGAAGACCTCCGCGCTGAAATGCTCCGCGACTTCGGCACCACCTCCCCCGGCAAACTCGCCATCTCCTCCTCCGTCACCAAGCTGAAGATCTCCGGCGACGCCCGCGTGCGTTACCAGTTTGATAACGAGCAGGCTTACCCAGAGGGCGCCGCTGGTGATAAGGACCGCAACCGTTACCGTTACCGCGTGCGTCTCGGCCTAGAGGCCGAACTCGGCCCCAAGTGGACCGCCGCCACCCGTCTCGAGACCGCTTCCAGCGCCACCTCGACCAACGCCGATCTCGGCGGTAACTCTACGGTTGCCAATTCGGGCGCTGCCACCACTTCAAATGCAGACAATTTTGATAAAAACGGGGACACCGTTTTCTTCGGCCAGGCTTACCTGAACTACAAAGACACAGGCGTCCTGGATTCCGATTCCATCGACGTTCGCGTGGGTAAACTGCCCCACAAGTTCTTCAATCCCGGTGTGAACGGCTTCTGGATCGATTCCGACATCAACTTTGAAGGTGCCGCCGAAGAGATCGTTTACAGCGAGATCGGCCTGAAGGATTCCAAACTCTCGACCCGCGCCGGTCAGTTCATTCTGAATAACAACGCCGCCAATGCGGGTGTAACGAGTGGTGCCACCACCAACACCACCGTTAAGCCATCGTTGCTTCTCATGGGACAGGTGGAGTACGCCACCAAGAAGTGGAAGGTCGCCCCGACCATCGTCGCTTTCGCCGCTCCTGCTGAGCATGACAAGTCGACGGCTGGCGCCGCGGCGCAAGTCAGCGACACCGGTGTCTACAACGACCTCGCCACCGTTTTGGTTCCGTTTGAATATAAGCTGAATCTCGGTGCCAAACCGCTGGCGCTCTATGCCACCTACGGCTACAACTTCTCTGGCGAGCAGCGCGCCAAGCGTTTGGCCAACAGCTCTACGGTTGAAAAGGATGCGATGATCTACAATGCCGGTGTTCGTTACGGTGAAAACAAGCTCGCCGGTGACTACCAACTGGTTGCTGAATACCGTCATATCGGTAATGGTTCCTACTCTTCGCTCCTCTTGGATTCCGACTTCAATGGCGGTTTTCTTAACGGCGAAGGTGTTATCCTTTCGGGGTCCTATAGCTTCACCTCGGCGGTTTGGGCTACCGTTACCTATTTCAACTCGTTTAACATCGAGAGCAATCGCGCCGCCGGTGGTAGCACCAACCGCGGCAACGGCTTCGGTGCCGCCCAGGTCCTCCAAGTTGACCTGTCGGCCAAGTTCTAA
- a CDS encoding DUF3516 domain-containing protein, whose amino-acid sequence MSSPSAAAVAVAPLAPLTGFPDADAVLDRFLTATKERGLELYAEQEEAILELFAGRNVILNTPTGSGKSLVAAAFSFKALCAGERSVYTCPIKALVNEKFLSLCREFGPDHVGMMTGDASVNPHAPILCCTAEILANLALAGGPRAQSIKAVIMDEFHYYSDSDRGYAWQTPLLLMPWTRFLLMSATLGSTEFFEKELTRITFAPTVTVRSDRRPVPLEFEYSETPLTERLAALLEDKRAPIYLVHFTQRAASEAAQSLMSLSVCTKDKKAAIAQALEGVRFTSPYGKEVKRWLRHGIGVHHAGLLPKYRILVEQLAQKGLLKLICGTDTLGVGINVPIRTVVFTQLWKYDGKKAAILSVRDFRQVAGRAGRRGFDTVGYVVVQAPEHMIENKRAEEKAARDPEKKKAAKRSAPEGEVGWDAKTFEKLMVAPSEPLVSRFDVSHGMLLLVLGRAEDGCRVMRQIIADCHETPFKKRALRKRAFQLFRALLDRKIVEWITPEPSGRKLRVNVALQDDFSLHQALSLYLLDTVKLMDRESPDYPYDVLTLCEAIVEDPDQILRQQVSKLKGEEVERLKAEGVPYEERMEKLDAIEHPKPLREFLYDTFNAFAAVHPWIGQENVRPKSIAREMYERYMSFADYVREYGLQRGEGILLRHLSQVWKVLAQTVPDAAKTEEVVEMETYFRELIRGIDSSLLEEWERLRNPDYVAEELASDKPARPQAFDITRDAVGFRRLVRTAIFGFLQEVMARDWESAVSRLATGEATVAGDNDLMSPEAKRLEKVFAVYFEARGRFRLDPEGRAAKHTYFADAEGGDLGEGGDVGFTGGAGNTSAGAGVAAGAGWVVAQVLVDGEALNDWEARFTVSRAESRAQGRAVVRFIDSGAVGAA is encoded by the coding sequence ATGTCGTCTCCTTCCGCCGCTGCTGTCGCCGTCGCTCCGCTTGCGCCTCTCACCGGGTTTCCCGATGCGGATGCGGTGCTGGACCGCTTCCTGACCGCGACCAAGGAGCGCGGGCTGGAACTCTACGCGGAGCAAGAAGAGGCCATCCTGGAACTGTTCGCCGGGCGTAACGTCATTCTCAATACCCCCACCGGTTCGGGTAAATCCCTGGTCGCCGCCGCCTTCAGTTTCAAGGCGCTGTGCGCGGGCGAACGCTCCGTTTACACCTGCCCGATCAAGGCGCTGGTGAACGAAAAGTTTTTGTCCCTCTGCCGCGAGTTCGGCCCCGACCACGTCGGCATGATGACCGGCGACGCCAGCGTGAACCCCCACGCGCCGATCCTGTGCTGCACGGCCGAAATTCTGGCCAACCTCGCTCTCGCCGGCGGCCCCCGCGCCCAGTCAATCAAGGCGGTCATCATGGACGAGTTTCACTACTACTCCGACTCCGACCGCGGCTACGCCTGGCAAACCCCGCTGCTGCTCATGCCGTGGACGCGTTTCCTGCTCATGTCGGCGACGCTGGGCTCGACCGAGTTTTTTGAAAAGGAACTCACGCGCATCACCTTTGCGCCGACCGTCACGGTGCGCAGCGACCGCCGCCCGGTGCCGCTGGAATTCGAGTATTCGGAAACCCCGCTCACCGAGCGGCTGGCGGCGCTTTTGGAGGACAAACGCGCGCCGATTTACCTGGTGCATTTCACCCAACGCGCCGCCTCGGAGGCCGCGCAAAGCCTGATGAGCCTGAGCGTCTGCACGAAGGACAAAAAGGCCGCGATCGCCCAGGCGTTGGAGGGTGTGCGGTTCACCAGCCCCTACGGCAAGGAAGTGAAACGCTGGCTGCGGCACGGCATCGGCGTGCACCATGCCGGCCTGTTGCCCAAGTACCGGATTTTGGTGGAGCAACTCGCACAGAAGGGGCTGTTAAAACTCATCTGCGGCACCGACACGCTCGGCGTGGGCATCAACGTCCCCATTCGCACCGTGGTGTTCACCCAGCTTTGGAAATACGACGGCAAGAAGGCCGCGATTTTGAGCGTGCGCGATTTCCGCCAGGTCGCCGGACGGGCCGGTCGGCGCGGGTTTGATACCGTCGGTTACGTGGTGGTGCAGGCCCCCGAGCACATGATCGAAAACAAGCGCGCCGAGGAAAAAGCCGCGCGTGACCCGGAGAAGAAAAAGGCCGCCAAGCGCAGCGCGCCCGAGGGCGAAGTGGGTTGGGACGCGAAGACGTTTGAGAAACTCATGGTCGCCCCCTCCGAGCCGCTGGTGTCGCGCTTCGACGTGTCGCACGGCATGCTGCTGCTGGTGCTGGGGCGCGCGGAAGACGGCTGCCGCGTGATGCGCCAGATCATCGCCGACTGCCACGAGACGCCGTTCAAGAAACGGGCGCTGCGCAAACGCGCTTTTCAACTGTTTCGCGCGCTGCTCGACCGCAAGATTGTCGAGTGGATCACGCCCGAGCCGTCGGGGCGCAAGCTGCGCGTCAACGTTGCGCTACAGGACGATTTTTCGCTGCACCAGGCGTTGTCGCTCTACCTGCTCGACACGGTGAAACTGATGGACCGAGAGTCGCCTGATTATCCCTACGACGTGCTGACGTTGTGCGAGGCGATCGTGGAAGACCCCGACCAGATTCTGCGCCAGCAGGTGAGCAAGTTAAAGGGCGAAGAAGTCGAGCGCTTGAAGGCCGAAGGCGTGCCCTACGAAGAGCGCATGGAGAAACTCGACGCGATCGAGCACCCCAAGCCGTTGCGCGAGTTTTTGTACGACACGTTCAACGCCTTTGCCGCCGTGCACCCGTGGATCGGCCAAGAAAACGTGCGCCCCAAGTCCATCGCCCGCGAAATGTACGAGCGCTACATGTCGTTTGCCGACTACGTGCGCGAATACGGTTTGCAGCGTGGCGAGGGCATTTTGCTGCGGCATCTTTCCCAGGTGTGGAAGGTGCTCGCGCAGACCGTGCCCGATGCCGCCAAAACCGAGGAGGTTGTGGAAATGGAGACGTATTTCCGTGAGTTGATCCGTGGTATCGATTCCAGCCTGCTGGAGGAGTGGGAGCGGCTGCGGAATCCCGATTACGTGGCGGAAGAGTTGGCGAGCGATAAACCGGCGCGTCCGCAGGCCTTCGACATCACCCGCGATGCGGTGGGTTTCCGCAGACTGGTGCGCACCGCGATTTTCGGTTTTTTACAGGAGGTCATGGCGCGCGATTGGGAAAGCGCCGTGTCGCGGTTGGCAACGGGCGAAGCGACGGTGGCTGGCGACAACGACTTGATGTCGCCCGAAGCCAAGCGGCTCGAAAAGGTGTTTGCGGTGTACTTTGAGGCGCGCGGGCGCTTCCGGCTGGACCCCGAAGGGCGGGCGGCCAAGCACACCTATTTCGCGGACGCCGAGGGTGGCGATTTGGGTGAAGGGGGTGATGTGGGCTTCACAGGCGGAGCGGGCAACACCAGCGCTGGGGCCGGGGTGGCGGCGGGCGCGGGTTGGGTGGTGGCGCAGGTGTTGGTGGATGGTGAGGCGCTCAACGACTGGGAGGCGCGCTTCACGGTGTCGCGAGCCGAGTCGCGGGCGCAAGGTCGTGCGGTGGTGCGGTTTATCGACTCCGGAGCGGTGGGCGCCGCGTGA